The following are encoded together in the Chanodichthys erythropterus isolate Z2021 chromosome 16, ASM2448905v1, whole genome shotgun sequence genome:
- the ranbp3b gene encoding ran-binding protein 3b isoform X5: protein MADLANEEKPAIAPPVFVFQKDKAQKRSADGSSAEDGDDSDRDDGEYCPPVKRERTSSLTQFPPSHSVPKNNIFMPSSLCQSPTGNSDSEPGCFPGVPSQKPKEQQRSVLRPAVLQAPPAKTLTEPVKTNSSCGTNGVGKFGDSSSESRSVFLNNTESSDKSPKREKEGEENGGGQKDESSQKKECAVDSSFVFGQNIKERAKLDENSSSSDSKDSTQDSQSGSTNYFLQYMGSASSNNATNSSDKGSKFVFGQNMSERVLSPPKGGEASAEASKDCSAPVSEPSSQEATPEKNHSVTESLEESAAAYTKATAKKCILEKVEVRTGEEAESNVLQMQCKLFVFDKPAQSWVERGRGLLRLNDMASTDDGTLQSRLVMRTQGSLRLILNTKLWPQMQVDKASEKSVRITAMDTEDQGVKVFLISASSKDAGQLAAALHHRILALRSRVEPETESTPAPAEPEIPQSNEDDSDDDEPANNSSGSNTTGTGNSTSSGNCESSETPAAEST from the exons ATGGCGGACTTGGCGAACGAAG AGAAGCCTGCCATAGCTCCTCCAGTGTTTGTGTTTCAGAAGGACAAAGCACAGAAG AGATCCGCAGATGGGTCGAGTGCAGAGGACGGGGACG ATTCAGATCGGGATGATGGTGAATACTGTCCCCCGGTAAAGAGAGAGAGGACCTCATCTTTGACCCAGTTCCCCCCATCACATTCAG TTCCCAAGAATAATATCTTTATGCCCTCAAGTTTATGCCAGTCTCCAACTGGTAATTCCGACTCTGAGCCAG GTTGTTTTCCAGGCGTTCCCAGTCAGAAGCCCAAAGAACAGCAGCGCAGTGTTCTGAGACCAGCCGTTCTACAGGCGCCTCCGGCCAAGACCCTCACAGAACCCGTCAAGACCA ACTCCAGCTGTGGAACAAATGGAGTGGGGAAGTTTGGAGATTCATCATCAGAAAGCCGATCCGTTTTCCTGAACAACACAGAGAGCTCAGACAAATCACCG AAGCGAGAGAAGGAAGGAGAAGAAAATGGAGGTGGACAGAAAGACGAGAGTAGTCAGAAGAAGGAATGTGCGGTGGACTCGTCGTTTGTGTTCGGGCAGAATATCAAAGAGCGAGCGAAG TTGGATGAAAACAGCTCGTCCAGTGACTCAAAAGACTCCACACAAGATTCTCAGTCTGGCAGCACCAATTATTTCTTACAGTACATGGGCAGCGCTAG CTCCAACAATGCCACCAACAGCTCAGATAAAGGCTCCAAGTTCGTTTTTGGCCAGAACATGTCTGAGAGAGTGCTA AGTCCCCCAAAAGGAGGCGAGGCATCAGCAGAGGCCAGTAAAGATTGTTCAGCTCCAGTGTCCGAGCCGTCATCACAAGAGGCCACACCTGAGAAAA ATCACAGTGTAACAGAGTCTCTAGAGGAGTCGGCAGCCGCGTACACCAAAGCCACTGCCAAGAAGTGCATTCTGGAGAAGGTGGAGGTCCGTACAGGAGAGGAGGCGGAGAGCAACGTTTTACAG ATGCAATGCAAGTTGTTTGTGTTCGATAAGCCAGCTCAGTCCTGGGTGGAACGAGGCCGCGGTCTGCTCAGACTTAACGACATGGCATCCACCGACGACGGCACGTTACAGTCGAGATTAG TGATGCGTACGCAGGGCAGTCTGCGGTTGATTCTCAACACAAAGCTTTGGCCTCAGATGCAGGTGGATAAAGCCAGTGAGAAAAGTGTTCGTATCACAGCCATGGACACTGAGGACCAGGGAGTCAAGGTCTTCCTCATATCG GCGAGCTCTAAAGATGCCGGTCAGCTGGCCGCAGCGCTGCATCACCGGATCCTGGCCCTGCGGAGTCGTGTGGAGCCGGAGACTGAGAGCACGCCCGCTCCGGCCGAACCAGAGATACCGCAGTCAAACGAAGATGACAGCGACGATGACGAACCCGCTAACAACAGCAGTGGCTCCAACACCACCGGCACGGGGAACTCCACCAGCAGCG GTAACTGTGAGAGCAGCGAGACCCCAGCGGCCGAGAGCACATAG
- the ranbp3b gene encoding ran-binding protein 3b isoform X7 yields the protein MADLANEEKPAIAPPVFVFQKDKAQKRSADGSSAEDGDDSDRDDGEYCPPVKRERTSSLTQFPPSHSVPKNNIFMPSSLCQSPTGNSDSEPEEKPVGFRLKPPTLIHGQAPSAVGCFPGVPSQKPKEQQRSVLRPAVLQAPPAKTLTEPVKTNSSCGTNGVGKFGDSSSESRSVFLNNTESSDKSPLDENSSSSDSKDSTQDSQSGSTNYFLQYMGSASSNNATNSSDKGSKFVFGQNMSERVLSPPKGGEASAEASKDCSAPVSEPSSQEATPEKNHSVTESLEESAAAYTKATAKKCILEKVEVRTGEEAESNVLQMQCKLFVFDKPAQSWVERGRGLLRLNDMASTDDGTLQSRLVMRTQGSLRLILNTKLWPQMQVDKASEKSVRITAMDTEDQGVKVFLISASSKDAGQLAAALHHRILALRSRVEPETESTPAPAEPEIPQSNEDDSDDDEPANNSSGSNTTGTGNSTSSGNCESSETPAAEST from the exons ATGGCGGACTTGGCGAACGAAG AGAAGCCTGCCATAGCTCCTCCAGTGTTTGTGTTTCAGAAGGACAAAGCACAGAAG AGATCCGCAGATGGGTCGAGTGCAGAGGACGGGGACG ATTCAGATCGGGATGATGGTGAATACTGTCCCCCGGTAAAGAGAGAGAGGACCTCATCTTTGACCCAGTTCCCCCCATCACATTCAG TTCCCAAGAATAATATCTTTATGCCCTCAAGTTTATGCCAGTCTCCAACTGGTAATTCCGACTCTGAGCCAG AAGAGAAGCCTGTTGGGTTCAGGTTGAAACCCCCCACACTTATTCATGGCCAGGCCCCTAGCGCAG TAGGTTGTTTTCCAGGCGTTCCCAGTCAGAAGCCCAAAGAACAGCAGCGCAGTGTTCTGAGACCAGCCGTTCTACAGGCGCCTCCGGCCAAGACCCTCACAGAACCCGTCAAGACCA ACTCCAGCTGTGGAACAAATGGAGTGGGGAAGTTTGGAGATTCATCATCAGAAAGCCGATCCGTTTTCCTGAACAACACAGAGAGCTCAGACAAATCACCG TTGGATGAAAACAGCTCGTCCAGTGACTCAAAAGACTCCACACAAGATTCTCAGTCTGGCAGCACCAATTATTTCTTACAGTACATGGGCAGCGCTAG CTCCAACAATGCCACCAACAGCTCAGATAAAGGCTCCAAGTTCGTTTTTGGCCAGAACATGTCTGAGAGAGTGCTA AGTCCCCCAAAAGGAGGCGAGGCATCAGCAGAGGCCAGTAAAGATTGTTCAGCTCCAGTGTCCGAGCCGTCATCACAAGAGGCCACACCTGAGAAAA ATCACAGTGTAACAGAGTCTCTAGAGGAGTCGGCAGCCGCGTACACCAAAGCCACTGCCAAGAAGTGCATTCTGGAGAAGGTGGAGGTCCGTACAGGAGAGGAGGCGGAGAGCAACGTTTTACAG ATGCAATGCAAGTTGTTTGTGTTCGATAAGCCAGCTCAGTCCTGGGTGGAACGAGGCCGCGGTCTGCTCAGACTTAACGACATGGCATCCACCGACGACGGCACGTTACAGTCGAGATTAG TGATGCGTACGCAGGGCAGTCTGCGGTTGATTCTCAACACAAAGCTTTGGCCTCAGATGCAGGTGGATAAAGCCAGTGAGAAAAGTGTTCGTATCACAGCCATGGACACTGAGGACCAGGGAGTCAAGGTCTTCCTCATATCG GCGAGCTCTAAAGATGCCGGTCAGCTGGCCGCAGCGCTGCATCACCGGATCCTGGCCCTGCGGAGTCGTGTGGAGCCGGAGACTGAGAGCACGCCCGCTCCGGCCGAACCAGAGATACCGCAGTCAAACGAAGATGACAGCGACGATGACGAACCCGCTAACAACAGCAGTGGCTCCAACACCACCGGCACGGGGAACTCCACCAGCAGCG GTAACTGTGAGAGCAGCGAGACCCCAGCGGCCGAGAGCACATAG
- the ranbp3b gene encoding ran-binding protein 3b isoform X3, which translates to MADLANEEKPAIAPPVFVFQKDKAQKRSADGSSAEDGDDSDRDDGEYCPPVKRERTSSLTQFPPSHSVPKNNIFMPSSLCQSPTGNSDSEPEEKPVGFRLKPPTLIHGQAPSAVGCFPGVPSQKPKEQQRSVLRPAVLQAPPAKTLTEPVKTNSSCGTNGVGKFGDSSSESRSVFLNNTESSDKSPREKEGEENGGGQKDESSQKKECAVDSSFVFGQNIKERAKLDENSSSSDSKDSTQDSQSGSTNYFLQYMGSASSNNATNSSDKGSKFVFGQNMSERVLSPPKGGEASAEASKDCSAPVSEPSSQEATPEKNHSVTESLEESAAAYTKATAKKCILEKVEVRTGEEAESNVLQMQCKLFVFDKPAQSWVERGRGLLRLNDMASTDDGTLQSRLVMRTQGSLRLILNTKLWPQMQVDKASEKSVRITAMDTEDQGVKVFLISASSKDAGQLAAALHHRILALRSRVEPETESTPAPAEPEIPQSNEDDSDDDEPANNSSGSNTTGTGNSTSSGNCESSETPAAEST; encoded by the exons ATGGCGGACTTGGCGAACGAAG AGAAGCCTGCCATAGCTCCTCCAGTGTTTGTGTTTCAGAAGGACAAAGCACAGAAG AGATCCGCAGATGGGTCGAGTGCAGAGGACGGGGACG ATTCAGATCGGGATGATGGTGAATACTGTCCCCCGGTAAAGAGAGAGAGGACCTCATCTTTGACCCAGTTCCCCCCATCACATTCAG TTCCCAAGAATAATATCTTTATGCCCTCAAGTTTATGCCAGTCTCCAACTGGTAATTCCGACTCTGAGCCAG AAGAGAAGCCTGTTGGGTTCAGGTTGAAACCCCCCACACTTATTCATGGCCAGGCCCCTAGCGCAG TAGGTTGTTTTCCAGGCGTTCCCAGTCAGAAGCCCAAAGAACAGCAGCGCAGTGTTCTGAGACCAGCCGTTCTACAGGCGCCTCCGGCCAAGACCCTCACAGAACCCGTCAAGACCA ACTCCAGCTGTGGAACAAATGGAGTGGGGAAGTTTGGAGATTCATCATCAGAAAGCCGATCCGTTTTCCTGAACAACACAGAGAGCTCAGACAAATCACCG CGAGAGAAGGAAGGAGAAGAAAATGGAGGTGGACAGAAAGACGAGAGTAGTCAGAAGAAGGAATGTGCGGTGGACTCGTCGTTTGTGTTCGGGCAGAATATCAAAGAGCGAGCGAAG TTGGATGAAAACAGCTCGTCCAGTGACTCAAAAGACTCCACACAAGATTCTCAGTCTGGCAGCACCAATTATTTCTTACAGTACATGGGCAGCGCTAG CTCCAACAATGCCACCAACAGCTCAGATAAAGGCTCCAAGTTCGTTTTTGGCCAGAACATGTCTGAGAGAGTGCTA AGTCCCCCAAAAGGAGGCGAGGCATCAGCAGAGGCCAGTAAAGATTGTTCAGCTCCAGTGTCCGAGCCGTCATCACAAGAGGCCACACCTGAGAAAA ATCACAGTGTAACAGAGTCTCTAGAGGAGTCGGCAGCCGCGTACACCAAAGCCACTGCCAAGAAGTGCATTCTGGAGAAGGTGGAGGTCCGTACAGGAGAGGAGGCGGAGAGCAACGTTTTACAG ATGCAATGCAAGTTGTTTGTGTTCGATAAGCCAGCTCAGTCCTGGGTGGAACGAGGCCGCGGTCTGCTCAGACTTAACGACATGGCATCCACCGACGACGGCACGTTACAGTCGAGATTAG TGATGCGTACGCAGGGCAGTCTGCGGTTGATTCTCAACACAAAGCTTTGGCCTCAGATGCAGGTGGATAAAGCCAGTGAGAAAAGTGTTCGTATCACAGCCATGGACACTGAGGACCAGGGAGTCAAGGTCTTCCTCATATCG GCGAGCTCTAAAGATGCCGGTCAGCTGGCCGCAGCGCTGCATCACCGGATCCTGGCCCTGCGGAGTCGTGTGGAGCCGGAGACTGAGAGCACGCCCGCTCCGGCCGAACCAGAGATACCGCAGTCAAACGAAGATGACAGCGACGATGACGAACCCGCTAACAACAGCAGTGGCTCCAACACCACCGGCACGGGGAACTCCACCAGCAGCG GTAACTGTGAGAGCAGCGAGACCCCAGCGGCCGAGAGCACATAG
- the ranbp3b gene encoding ran-binding protein 3b isoform X10, translated as MADLANEEKPAIAPPVFVFQKDKAQKRSADGSSAEDGDDSDRDDGEYCPPVKRERTSSLTQFPPSHSVPKNNIFMPSSLCQSPTGNSDSEPEEKPVGFRLKPPTLIHGQAPSADSSCGTNGVGKFGDSSSESRSVFLNNTESSDKSPLDENSSSSDSKDSTQDSQSGSTNYFLQYMGSASSNNATNSSDKGSKFVFGQNMSERVLSPPKGGEASAEASKDCSAPVSEPSSQEATPEKNHSVTESLEESAAAYTKATAKKCILEKVEVRTGEEAESNVLQMQCKLFVFDKPAQSWVERGRGLLRLNDMASTDDGTLQSRLVMRTQGSLRLILNTKLWPQMQVDKASEKSVRITAMDTEDQGVKVFLISASSKDAGQLAAALHHRILALRSRVEPETESTPAPAEPEIPQSNEDDSDDDEPANNSSGSNTTGTGNSTSSGNCESSETPAAEST; from the exons ATGGCGGACTTGGCGAACGAAG AGAAGCCTGCCATAGCTCCTCCAGTGTTTGTGTTTCAGAAGGACAAAGCACAGAAG AGATCCGCAGATGGGTCGAGTGCAGAGGACGGGGACG ATTCAGATCGGGATGATGGTGAATACTGTCCCCCGGTAAAGAGAGAGAGGACCTCATCTTTGACCCAGTTCCCCCCATCACATTCAG TTCCCAAGAATAATATCTTTATGCCCTCAAGTTTATGCCAGTCTCCAACTGGTAATTCCGACTCTGAGCCAG AAGAGAAGCCTGTTGGGTTCAGGTTGAAACCCCCCACACTTATTCATGGCCAGGCCCCTAGCGCAG ACTCCAGCTGTGGAACAAATGGAGTGGGGAAGTTTGGAGATTCATCATCAGAAAGCCGATCCGTTTTCCTGAACAACACAGAGAGCTCAGACAAATCACCG TTGGATGAAAACAGCTCGTCCAGTGACTCAAAAGACTCCACACAAGATTCTCAGTCTGGCAGCACCAATTATTTCTTACAGTACATGGGCAGCGCTAG CTCCAACAATGCCACCAACAGCTCAGATAAAGGCTCCAAGTTCGTTTTTGGCCAGAACATGTCTGAGAGAGTGCTA AGTCCCCCAAAAGGAGGCGAGGCATCAGCAGAGGCCAGTAAAGATTGTTCAGCTCCAGTGTCCGAGCCGTCATCACAAGAGGCCACACCTGAGAAAA ATCACAGTGTAACAGAGTCTCTAGAGGAGTCGGCAGCCGCGTACACCAAAGCCACTGCCAAGAAGTGCATTCTGGAGAAGGTGGAGGTCCGTACAGGAGAGGAGGCGGAGAGCAACGTTTTACAG ATGCAATGCAAGTTGTTTGTGTTCGATAAGCCAGCTCAGTCCTGGGTGGAACGAGGCCGCGGTCTGCTCAGACTTAACGACATGGCATCCACCGACGACGGCACGTTACAGTCGAGATTAG TGATGCGTACGCAGGGCAGTCTGCGGTTGATTCTCAACACAAAGCTTTGGCCTCAGATGCAGGTGGATAAAGCCAGTGAGAAAAGTGTTCGTATCACAGCCATGGACACTGAGGACCAGGGAGTCAAGGTCTTCCTCATATCG GCGAGCTCTAAAGATGCCGGTCAGCTGGCCGCAGCGCTGCATCACCGGATCCTGGCCCTGCGGAGTCGTGTGGAGCCGGAGACTGAGAGCACGCCCGCTCCGGCCGAACCAGAGATACCGCAGTCAAACGAAGATGACAGCGACGATGACGAACCCGCTAACAACAGCAGTGGCTCCAACACCACCGGCACGGGGAACTCCACCAGCAGCG GTAACTGTGAGAGCAGCGAGACCCCAGCGGCCGAGAGCACATAG
- the ranbp3b gene encoding ran-binding protein 3b isoform X11 gives MADLANEEKPAIAPPVFVFQKDKAQKRSADGSSAEDGDDSDRDDGEYCPPVKRERTSSLTQFPPSHSVPKNNIFMPSSLCQSPTGNSDSEPDSSCGTNGVGKFGDSSSESRSVFLNNTESSDKSPLDENSSSSDSKDSTQDSQSGSTNYFLQYMGSASSNNATNSSDKGSKFVFGQNMSERVLSPPKGGEASAEASKDCSAPVSEPSSQEATPEKNHSVTESLEESAAAYTKATAKKCILEKVEVRTGEEAESNVLQMQCKLFVFDKPAQSWVERGRGLLRLNDMASTDDGTLQSRLVMRTQGSLRLILNTKLWPQMQVDKASEKSVRITAMDTEDQGVKVFLISASSKDAGQLAAALHHRILALRSRVEPETESTPAPAEPEIPQSNEDDSDDDEPANNSSGSNTTGTGNSTSSGNCESSETPAAEST, from the exons ATGGCGGACTTGGCGAACGAAG AGAAGCCTGCCATAGCTCCTCCAGTGTTTGTGTTTCAGAAGGACAAAGCACAGAAG AGATCCGCAGATGGGTCGAGTGCAGAGGACGGGGACG ATTCAGATCGGGATGATGGTGAATACTGTCCCCCGGTAAAGAGAGAGAGGACCTCATCTTTGACCCAGTTCCCCCCATCACATTCAG TTCCCAAGAATAATATCTTTATGCCCTCAAGTTTATGCCAGTCTCCAACTGGTAATTCCGACTCTGAGCCAG ACTCCAGCTGTGGAACAAATGGAGTGGGGAAGTTTGGAGATTCATCATCAGAAAGCCGATCCGTTTTCCTGAACAACACAGAGAGCTCAGACAAATCACCG TTGGATGAAAACAGCTCGTCCAGTGACTCAAAAGACTCCACACAAGATTCTCAGTCTGGCAGCACCAATTATTTCTTACAGTACATGGGCAGCGCTAG CTCCAACAATGCCACCAACAGCTCAGATAAAGGCTCCAAGTTCGTTTTTGGCCAGAACATGTCTGAGAGAGTGCTA AGTCCCCCAAAAGGAGGCGAGGCATCAGCAGAGGCCAGTAAAGATTGTTCAGCTCCAGTGTCCGAGCCGTCATCACAAGAGGCCACACCTGAGAAAA ATCACAGTGTAACAGAGTCTCTAGAGGAGTCGGCAGCCGCGTACACCAAAGCCACTGCCAAGAAGTGCATTCTGGAGAAGGTGGAGGTCCGTACAGGAGAGGAGGCGGAGAGCAACGTTTTACAG ATGCAATGCAAGTTGTTTGTGTTCGATAAGCCAGCTCAGTCCTGGGTGGAACGAGGCCGCGGTCTGCTCAGACTTAACGACATGGCATCCACCGACGACGGCACGTTACAGTCGAGATTAG TGATGCGTACGCAGGGCAGTCTGCGGTTGATTCTCAACACAAAGCTTTGGCCTCAGATGCAGGTGGATAAAGCCAGTGAGAAAAGTGTTCGTATCACAGCCATGGACACTGAGGACCAGGGAGTCAAGGTCTTCCTCATATCG GCGAGCTCTAAAGATGCCGGTCAGCTGGCCGCAGCGCTGCATCACCGGATCCTGGCCCTGCGGAGTCGTGTGGAGCCGGAGACTGAGAGCACGCCCGCTCCGGCCGAACCAGAGATACCGCAGTCAAACGAAGATGACAGCGACGATGACGAACCCGCTAACAACAGCAGTGGCTCCAACACCACCGGCACGGGGAACTCCACCAGCAGCG GTAACTGTGAGAGCAGCGAGACCCCAGCGGCCGAGAGCACATAG
- the ranbp3b gene encoding ran-binding protein 3b isoform X8 — translation MADLANEEKPAIAPPVFVFQKDKAQKRSADGSSAEDGDDSDRDDGEYCPPVKRERTSSLTQFPPSHSVPKNNIFMPSSLCQSPTGNSDSEPEEKPVGFRLKPPTLIHGQAPSADSSCGTNGVGKFGDSSSESRSVFLNNTESSDKSPREKEGEENGGGQKDESSQKKECAVDSSFVFGQNIKERAKLDENSSSSDSKDSTQDSQSGSTNYFLQYMGSASSNNATNSSDKGSKFVFGQNMSERVLSPPKGGEASAEASKDCSAPVSEPSSQEATPEKNHSVTESLEESAAAYTKATAKKCILEKVEVRTGEEAESNVLQMQCKLFVFDKPAQSWVERGRGLLRLNDMASTDDGTLQSRLVMRTQGSLRLILNTKLWPQMQVDKASEKSVRITAMDTEDQGVKVFLISASSKDAGQLAAALHHRILALRSRVEPETESTPAPAEPEIPQSNEDDSDDDEPANNSSGSNTTGTGNSTSSGNCESSETPAAEST, via the exons ATGGCGGACTTGGCGAACGAAG AGAAGCCTGCCATAGCTCCTCCAGTGTTTGTGTTTCAGAAGGACAAAGCACAGAAG AGATCCGCAGATGGGTCGAGTGCAGAGGACGGGGACG ATTCAGATCGGGATGATGGTGAATACTGTCCCCCGGTAAAGAGAGAGAGGACCTCATCTTTGACCCAGTTCCCCCCATCACATTCAG TTCCCAAGAATAATATCTTTATGCCCTCAAGTTTATGCCAGTCTCCAACTGGTAATTCCGACTCTGAGCCAG AAGAGAAGCCTGTTGGGTTCAGGTTGAAACCCCCCACACTTATTCATGGCCAGGCCCCTAGCGCAG ACTCCAGCTGTGGAACAAATGGAGTGGGGAAGTTTGGAGATTCATCATCAGAAAGCCGATCCGTTTTCCTGAACAACACAGAGAGCTCAGACAAATCACCG CGAGAGAAGGAAGGAGAAGAAAATGGAGGTGGACAGAAAGACGAGAGTAGTCAGAAGAAGGAATGTGCGGTGGACTCGTCGTTTGTGTTCGGGCAGAATATCAAAGAGCGAGCGAAG TTGGATGAAAACAGCTCGTCCAGTGACTCAAAAGACTCCACACAAGATTCTCAGTCTGGCAGCACCAATTATTTCTTACAGTACATGGGCAGCGCTAG CTCCAACAATGCCACCAACAGCTCAGATAAAGGCTCCAAGTTCGTTTTTGGCCAGAACATGTCTGAGAGAGTGCTA AGTCCCCCAAAAGGAGGCGAGGCATCAGCAGAGGCCAGTAAAGATTGTTCAGCTCCAGTGTCCGAGCCGTCATCACAAGAGGCCACACCTGAGAAAA ATCACAGTGTAACAGAGTCTCTAGAGGAGTCGGCAGCCGCGTACACCAAAGCCACTGCCAAGAAGTGCATTCTGGAGAAGGTGGAGGTCCGTACAGGAGAGGAGGCGGAGAGCAACGTTTTACAG ATGCAATGCAAGTTGTTTGTGTTCGATAAGCCAGCTCAGTCCTGGGTGGAACGAGGCCGCGGTCTGCTCAGACTTAACGACATGGCATCCACCGACGACGGCACGTTACAGTCGAGATTAG TGATGCGTACGCAGGGCAGTCTGCGGTTGATTCTCAACACAAAGCTTTGGCCTCAGATGCAGGTGGATAAAGCCAGTGAGAAAAGTGTTCGTATCACAGCCATGGACACTGAGGACCAGGGAGTCAAGGTCTTCCTCATATCG GCGAGCTCTAAAGATGCCGGTCAGCTGGCCGCAGCGCTGCATCACCGGATCCTGGCCCTGCGGAGTCGTGTGGAGCCGGAGACTGAGAGCACGCCCGCTCCGGCCGAACCAGAGATACCGCAGTCAAACGAAGATGACAGCGACGATGACGAACCCGCTAACAACAGCAGTGGCTCCAACACCACCGGCACGGGGAACTCCACCAGCAGCG GTAACTGTGAGAGCAGCGAGACCCCAGCGGCCGAGAGCACATAG
- the ranbp3b gene encoding ran-binding protein 3b isoform X9 translates to MADLANEEKPAIAPPVFVFQKDKAQKRSADGSSAEDGDDSDRDDGEYCPPVKRERTSSLTQFPPSHSVPKNNIFMPSSLCQSPTGNSDSEPDSSCGTNGVGKFGDSSSESRSVFLNNTESSDKSPKREKEGEENGGGQKDESSQKKECAVDSSFVFGQNIKERAKLDENSSSSDSKDSTQDSQSGSTNYFLQYMGSASSNNATNSSDKGSKFVFGQNMSERVLSPPKGGEASAEASKDCSAPVSEPSSQEATPEKNHSVTESLEESAAAYTKATAKKCILEKVEVRTGEEAESNVLQMQCKLFVFDKPAQSWVERGRGLLRLNDMASTDDGTLQSRLVMRTQGSLRLILNTKLWPQMQVDKASEKSVRITAMDTEDQGVKVFLISASSKDAGQLAAALHHRILALRSRVEPETESTPAPAEPEIPQSNEDDSDDDEPANNSSGSNTTGTGNSTSSGNCESSETPAAEST, encoded by the exons ATGGCGGACTTGGCGAACGAAG AGAAGCCTGCCATAGCTCCTCCAGTGTTTGTGTTTCAGAAGGACAAAGCACAGAAG AGATCCGCAGATGGGTCGAGTGCAGAGGACGGGGACG ATTCAGATCGGGATGATGGTGAATACTGTCCCCCGGTAAAGAGAGAGAGGACCTCATCTTTGACCCAGTTCCCCCCATCACATTCAG TTCCCAAGAATAATATCTTTATGCCCTCAAGTTTATGCCAGTCTCCAACTGGTAATTCCGACTCTGAGCCAG ACTCCAGCTGTGGAACAAATGGAGTGGGGAAGTTTGGAGATTCATCATCAGAAAGCCGATCCGTTTTCCTGAACAACACAGAGAGCTCAGACAAATCACCG AAGCGAGAGAAGGAAGGAGAAGAAAATGGAGGTGGACAGAAAGACGAGAGTAGTCAGAAGAAGGAATGTGCGGTGGACTCGTCGTTTGTGTTCGGGCAGAATATCAAAGAGCGAGCGAAG TTGGATGAAAACAGCTCGTCCAGTGACTCAAAAGACTCCACACAAGATTCTCAGTCTGGCAGCACCAATTATTTCTTACAGTACATGGGCAGCGCTAG CTCCAACAATGCCACCAACAGCTCAGATAAAGGCTCCAAGTTCGTTTTTGGCCAGAACATGTCTGAGAGAGTGCTA AGTCCCCCAAAAGGAGGCGAGGCATCAGCAGAGGCCAGTAAAGATTGTTCAGCTCCAGTGTCCGAGCCGTCATCACAAGAGGCCACACCTGAGAAAA ATCACAGTGTAACAGAGTCTCTAGAGGAGTCGGCAGCCGCGTACACCAAAGCCACTGCCAAGAAGTGCATTCTGGAGAAGGTGGAGGTCCGTACAGGAGAGGAGGCGGAGAGCAACGTTTTACAG ATGCAATGCAAGTTGTTTGTGTTCGATAAGCCAGCTCAGTCCTGGGTGGAACGAGGCCGCGGTCTGCTCAGACTTAACGACATGGCATCCACCGACGACGGCACGTTACAGTCGAGATTAG TGATGCGTACGCAGGGCAGTCTGCGGTTGATTCTCAACACAAAGCTTTGGCCTCAGATGCAGGTGGATAAAGCCAGTGAGAAAAGTGTTCGTATCACAGCCATGGACACTGAGGACCAGGGAGTCAAGGTCTTCCTCATATCG GCGAGCTCTAAAGATGCCGGTCAGCTGGCCGCAGCGCTGCATCACCGGATCCTGGCCCTGCGGAGTCGTGTGGAGCCGGAGACTGAGAGCACGCCCGCTCCGGCCGAACCAGAGATACCGCAGTCAAACGAAGATGACAGCGACGATGACGAACCCGCTAACAACAGCAGTGGCTCCAACACCACCGGCACGGGGAACTCCACCAGCAGCG GTAACTGTGAGAGCAGCGAGACCCCAGCGGCCGAGAGCACATAG